The Lycium barbarum isolate Lr01 chromosome 10, ASM1917538v2, whole genome shotgun sequence genome includes a region encoding these proteins:
- the LOC132615674 gene encoding uncharacterized protein LOC132615674: MLDWGPVLVSVILFVLLSPGLLFQLPGHKHCVEFGNFHTSGAAIMIHALLYFALVCVFFLAVKVHLYLG, from the coding sequence ATGTTGGACTGGGGTCCTGTGTTGGTGTCAGTGATACTGTTTGTCCTCTTGTCACCAGGACTGTTATTTCAACTGCCAGGGCATAAGCATTGTGTGGAATTTGGAAACTTTCATACGAGTGGAGCTGCCATTATGATTCATgctttgctctattttgctcttGTTTGTGTCTTCTTTCTCGCCGTTAAAGTTCATCTCTACCTTGGTTag